A single Ochrobactrum sp. BTU1 DNA region contains:
- a CDS encoding Lrp/AsnC family transcriptional regulator: MDYGDSIDRNLVSILEENARLPASELARRVGLARSSVQERIGRLERRGVILGYRAIVRRTKNDNSISAYLFITASQRIVQRLFATLRAYPEILTADAISGPANILCRVHVGFLEDLEALIEELAQIEGIENVSYSVVLSNKFNRESSLAHSSAQ, from the coding sequence ATGGACTACGGTGATAGTATCGACCGAAATCTGGTCAGTATCCTGGAAGAAAACGCGCGCCTGCCAGCAAGCGAGCTGGCACGGCGGGTAGGCCTTGCCCGGTCGAGCGTTCAGGAACGCATCGGTCGCCTTGAGCGACGCGGCGTTATATTGGGCTATCGCGCCATCGTCCGTCGTACAAAGAACGACAACAGCATTTCCGCCTATCTGTTCATCACCGCCTCGCAGCGCATTGTTCAGCGTCTGTTTGCAACATTGCGCGCTTATCCGGAAATCTTGACTGCTGATGCCATCAGCGGACCCGCGAACATATTATGCCGGGTTCATGTCGGTTTTCTTGAGGATCTGGAGGCTTTGATTGAAGAGCTGGCGCAGATCGAAGGGATCGAAAACGTCAGCTACTCGGTGGTACTTTCCAATAAATTCAATAGAGAAAGCAGCCTGGCGCATTCCAGCGCGCAGTAA
- a CDS encoding transporter substrate-binding domain-containing protein codes for MNRREFIQTTLLGGTAVMLAPGLSWAVDGGATLKAIKDRGALRIGVFNGTAPYYQKDLATGEWAGFCVSMGKDLAEYIGVPLEMVETTWGNSVMDLQGGKIDIMFALSNNPERAKAVDFTEAMMDNVFTIITSKDREIKNWEELNKPEIRVTVDLGSTQDLFARKTLPNCTLVALKGADETIIALQSGRADAIVQVALMSVVTTHKLGSKYKVFVPEPQDSQPTTIGVRKDANGEFRDYVDVWLKKRREEGKVNEWIVSSLSLVGVQPSDLPPTLKF; via the coding sequence ATGAATAGACGCGAGTTTATCCAGACAACGCTTTTGGGTGGCACAGCGGTCATGCTTGCGCCTGGACTTTCCTGGGCTGTTGACGGCGGTGCTACGCTGAAAGCCATCAAGGATCGTGGTGCGTTGCGCATCGGCGTGTTTAATGGCACCGCTCCATATTATCAAAAGGACCTTGCGACGGGAGAATGGGCAGGCTTTTGCGTTTCCATGGGTAAAGACCTTGCGGAATATATCGGCGTGCCGCTGGAAATGGTCGAAACCACCTGGGGTAATTCCGTCATGGACCTTCAGGGCGGCAAGATCGACATCATGTTCGCATTGAGCAACAATCCTGAGCGTGCCAAGGCTGTCGATTTCACCGAAGCGATGATGGATAACGTCTTCACCATCATCACGAGCAAGGATCGTGAGATCAAGAACTGGGAAGAGCTGAACAAACCGGAAATCCGTGTAACGGTTGATCTTGGATCAACACAGGATCTCTTCGCGCGCAAGACATTACCGAATTGCACACTCGTTGCGCTCAAAGGTGCAGATGAAACGATCATAGCGCTGCAGTCGGGCCGAGCTGACGCAATCGTGCAGGTTGCGCTTATGTCGGTTGTTACCACGCACAAGCTTGGCAGCAAATACAAGGTCTTCGTTCCTGAGCCGCAAGATAGCCAGCCCACCACAATCGGCGTGCGCAAGGATGCAAATGGCGAATTCCGCGACTACGTCGATGTCTGGCTTAAAAAGCGTCGTGAAGAGGGCAAGGTCAATGAATGGATCGTCAGCAGCCTTTCGCTAGTCGGCGTGCAGCCATCAGACTTGCCGCCTACTTTGAAGTTCTGA
- a CDS encoding aspartate/glutamate racemase family protein, giving the protein MQHQQGSLGVIMLDTGFPRPPGDVGNPASWEMPVRYKKVSGASPDKIIRQGGAGLIEYFVIAGEALVAEGCKALVTSCGFMARHQSTLSEKLLVPIATSSLLQLPMVSTLVGPRRTVGVITYDEASLDDAIFAACGASIGTPRIGMPGGGAFRELIEGSGTYDRSALETEITKAAQELKLREPDLGAVVLECTNMPPFAQSVAKACGLPVFDVLSLGHWLFSSTSSRAFAGMSERVN; this is encoded by the coding sequence ATGCAGCATCAGCAAGGATCACTCGGTGTCATCATGCTTGACACCGGCTTTCCGCGTCCGCCCGGAGATGTCGGCAACCCGGCTTCATGGGAGATGCCGGTAAGGTACAAGAAGGTAAGCGGAGCATCGCCCGACAAGATCATTCGTCAGGGTGGTGCGGGGTTGATCGAATATTTTGTCATTGCTGGAGAGGCTCTGGTTGCTGAAGGATGCAAGGCGCTCGTTACCTCTTGCGGCTTCATGGCACGTCACCAGAGCACTTTAAGCGAAAAACTGTTGGTGCCAATTGCGACCTCCAGCCTGCTTCAGTTGCCGATGGTCAGCACATTGGTTGGCCCGCGGCGCACGGTGGGAGTAATCACCTATGATGAAGCGAGCCTTGACGATGCAATCTTCGCCGCTTGTGGTGCCAGCATCGGCACGCCAAGAATTGGCATGCCAGGCGGTGGTGCTTTTCGCGAGTTGATTGAAGGTAGCGGAACTTATGATCGCTCGGCTCTCGAAACTGAAATTACAAAGGCCGCACAAGAGCTGAAGTTGCGCGAACCTGATCTTGGTGCCGTTGTTCTCGAGTGCACAAACATGCCGCCATTTGCACAATCAGTCGCAAAAGCATGTGGCTTACCGGTGTTCGATGTCCTGTCGCTGGGGCATTGGCTGTTCAGCTCAACGTCTTCCCGTGCGTTCGCTGGGATGTCAGAAAGAGTGAATTAA
- a CDS encoding amino acid ABC transporter permease — MDYQWDFSGLWQYWGLFLQGLAYTVGFTIITVLSGIFVGTVFALGRLSGNKIITVPIMTVVEVFRCTPVLVQLVWCYYALPMLIGFEISPAMAAFITLTFYGAAFYAEIIRGGIVSIDAGQWDAGRAIGMRRGQLMGKIILPQALRRMVPPLVNQSVLQLKNTSLLSVLAVPDLLYQGQLVTSATYRPLETYTLIAVLYLAVLFPLTRLAHGLEGRLK; from the coding sequence ATGGACTATCAATGGGACTTTTCCGGGCTTTGGCAGTATTGGGGATTATTCCTCCAGGGCCTGGCCTATACAGTCGGCTTTACAATTATAACCGTCCTCTCGGGCATATTCGTTGGAACAGTCTTTGCTCTTGGCAGGCTTTCCGGCAACAAAATCATCACTGTACCCATTATGACGGTTGTTGAGGTATTTCGCTGTACGCCGGTGCTTGTGCAGTTGGTCTGGTGCTACTACGCCCTTCCAATGTTGATTGGTTTTGAAATTTCACCTGCCATGGCGGCTTTCATCACGCTTACCTTTTATGGTGCTGCATTTTATGCGGAAATTATTCGTGGTGGCATTGTTTCCATTGATGCGGGCCAATGGGATGCAGGGCGTGCAATCGGTATGCGCCGCGGCCAGCTCATGGGCAAGATCATCTTGCCGCAAGCACTTCGCCGCATGGTACCGCCGCTGGTCAACCAGTCCGTGCTTCAGCTGAAGAACACATCGCTTTTGTCGGTGCTTGCTGTGCCTGATCTTCTTTATCAGGGCCAGCTTGTTACTTCGGCTACCTATCGGCCGCTTGAAACCTACACCCTGATTGCAGTGCTTTATCTCGCAGTTCTCTTCCCTCTGACACGGCTCGCCCATGGGCTGGAAGGCAGGCTGAAATGA
- a CDS encoding amino acid ABC transporter ATP-binding protein: MIEVRGLKKSFGDIEVLRNISLTVKRGQVVALIGPSGSGKSTLLRSLNLLSLPDAGYIAIGEQKIDFSSGNLSLKDKYLAAFRANTGMVFQNFNLFPHMSVLDNVMIGPVTVLKQDKKAARELAMELLEKVGLAARADARPEQLSGGQKQRVAIARALAMRPDVMLFDEATSALDPALVGEVLAVIRQLAEQGMTMILVTHEMAFARDVADKVIFMQDGYVVETGDARQVINEPHEAATREFLSHFHGGLS, encoded by the coding sequence ATGATCGAAGTGCGTGGGCTGAAAAAGTCTTTCGGCGACATCGAGGTGCTGCGCAATATCAGCCTCACGGTCAAACGCGGGCAGGTGGTTGCGCTCATCGGACCGAGCGGGTCCGGCAAATCGACATTGCTGCGCAGTCTCAATCTGCTTTCGCTGCCAGATGCGGGTTACATCGCAATTGGTGAGCAGAAGATTGATTTCTCATCTGGGAACCTGTCACTCAAAGACAAATACCTCGCGGCATTCCGTGCCAATACCGGGATGGTGTTCCAGAACTTCAATCTGTTTCCGCATATGAGCGTTCTCGATAACGTCATGATCGGGCCAGTCACTGTTCTCAAACAAGACAAAAAGGCTGCTCGCGAACTGGCCATGGAACTCTTGGAAAAGGTCGGCCTTGCCGCCCGTGCGGACGCCAGACCAGAACAGCTCTCAGGCGGTCAGAAACAGCGTGTGGCGATTGCAAGGGCGCTCGCCATGCGCCCCGATGTGATGCTGTTTGATGAGGCAACATCGGCTCTCGATCCGGCGCTGGTCGGTGAAGTTCTCGCGGTCATCCGACAACTGGCCGAGCAGGGCATGACGATGATCCTTGTGACCCATGAAATGGCTTTTGCTCGTGATGTCGCTGATAAGGTCATCTTCATGCAGGACGGTTACGTCGTTGAAACCGGCGATGCGCGTCAGGTGATCAATGAGCCGCATGAAGCCGCAACCCGAGAGTTTTTGAGCCATTTCCACGGCGGTCTCTCATAA
- a CDS encoding FAD-binding oxidoreductase, producing the protein MTGKVIVVGAGIIGSTTALRLAEAGLKVTLCDGSEPGGEQSASYGNGGWISPASIIPMSMPGLWRQVPGFLLDRNGPLTLDWKSVPRLTPWLTRFLLAGATKSRVTKIATKLNWLLNDGPKRHLELASETGQEHLIVQKGLLYVYPDRAAFEAEALSWQLRRDNGVQFDEWQEAELRERIPALGGNFRFAIHVREGAHCLDTGTYVAGIATQAEKMGVRRIRKNVVRVLTGVSPRVVFENNESIAADHIVLAAGIHSGRIMRDLGLYVPMQSERGYHVTLPMAELPFDIPIMPSTGRMGNTPTNMGLRLSGQVELATVEKAPDWRRSEVLLKHALASYPNLAKQDLQNLKLWMGHRPSPADGVPVIGKLTQHRGVVAAFGHGHIGIAAAPKTAEIVLDAINNVTPSDSVRAFSPARFGC; encoded by the coding sequence ATGACAGGCAAAGTTATTGTCGTCGGGGCTGGCATTATCGGCTCCACCACCGCTTTGCGGCTCGCTGAAGCCGGTTTGAAAGTAACACTGTGCGACGGCTCAGAACCGGGCGGCGAGCAAAGTGCAAGCTACGGAAACGGTGGTTGGATCAGTCCCGCCTCGATCATTCCCATGAGCATGCCCGGCCTGTGGCGACAGGTCCCTGGATTTCTGCTTGATCGCAACGGGCCACTAACCCTTGACTGGAAATCGGTTCCAAGGCTGACACCATGGCTCACGCGTTTCCTGCTCGCAGGGGCCACAAAATCGCGGGTGACAAAAATTGCGACCAAGCTCAACTGGCTGCTTAATGATGGACCGAAACGCCATCTCGAGCTGGCCAGCGAGACTGGGCAGGAACACCTCATCGTGCAGAAGGGCTTACTTTACGTCTACCCTGATCGTGCAGCCTTTGAAGCTGAAGCGCTTAGCTGGCAGCTGCGCCGTGATAACGGCGTTCAGTTCGACGAATGGCAGGAAGCAGAACTGCGTGAACGTATTCCGGCGCTTGGAGGCAATTTTCGCTTTGCCATTCATGTGCGCGAAGGCGCCCATTGTCTGGACACCGGAACCTATGTTGCGGGTATCGCCACACAGGCGGAAAAAATGGGCGTTCGTCGGATCCGCAAGAATGTCGTCAGGGTGCTTACCGGTGTTTCGCCGCGTGTCGTCTTCGAGAACAATGAGAGTATTGCCGCCGATCATATCGTGCTTGCGGCAGGCATTCATTCCGGGCGCATCATGCGTGATCTCGGCTTGTATGTGCCGATGCAAAGCGAGCGCGGTTATCATGTAACCTTGCCGATGGCCGAACTTCCCTTTGACATCCCGATCATGCCGAGTACCGGGCGTATGGGAAATACACCGACCAATATGGGTTTGCGTCTATCCGGTCAGGTGGAGCTGGCAACGGTGGAGAAAGCGCCCGACTGGCGACGCTCGGAGGTGCTGCTCAAACACGCATTGGCGAGTTATCCCAATCTGGCAAAACAGGATCTGCAGAATCTCAAGCTTTGGATGGGGCATCGCCCATCGCCCGCAGATGGCGTTCCCGTGATAGGGAAACTCACGCAGCATCGGGGAGTCGTTGCCGCCTTCGGTCACGGTCATATAGGGATCGCTGCAGCCCCCAAAACCGCCGAGATCGTTCTCGACGCAATCAACAACGTAACCCCGTCAGACAGTGTTCGCGCCTTCTCGCCCGCGCGCTTCGGCTGTTAA
- a CDS encoding aspartate/glutamate racemase family protein produces MMLKGGYTNYGQQIGVLMLDTIFPRPAGDIGNALSYDFPVRYKTVKGAHATRIMGNNPDPKLIEPFIDAARELEAEGVRAITTSCGFLGPFQKDIAAEVNIPVFTSSLMQAPIIHAMLPPGKVIGVFTERAHHMNDAHFKGVGWSSDVIPVQVQGMKQNAEFPQTYIEGRDYLDTEVLKEEMLEMTREFMASCENPGAILFECTNMCPFSSYVAAESGLPVFDINTLINTFYLAANPRRYI; encoded by the coding sequence ATGATGCTCAAAGGTGGCTACACCAATTATGGCCAGCAGATAGGTGTGCTGATGCTGGACACGATTTTCCCTCGTCCTGCTGGGGATATCGGCAATGCGCTGTCCTATGATTTTCCTGTGCGTTACAAGACAGTAAAAGGTGCGCATGCCACACGCATCATGGGCAACAATCCTGATCCAAAACTGATTGAACCATTCATCGATGCGGCACGCGAACTTGAAGCGGAGGGCGTACGCGCCATTACCACAAGCTGTGGTTTTTTGGGGCCGTTCCAGAAAGATATTGCCGCAGAGGTCAACATTCCGGTGTTCACGTCATCACTGATGCAGGCGCCGATTATTCACGCCATGCTGCCACCTGGCAAAGTCATAGGTGTCTTCACTGAGCGAGCGCATCACATGAATGATGCACATTTCAAAGGCGTTGGCTGGTCTTCCGATGTGATCCCCGTGCAGGTGCAGGGAATGAAGCAGAATGCCGAGTTTCCGCAGACCTATATTGAAGGTCGCGATTATCTAGACACGGAAGTGCTGAAGGAAGAGATGCTGGAGATGACCCGGGAATTCATGGCGAGCTGTGAAAATCCGGGCGCTATTCTGTTTGAATGCACCAATATGTGCCCGTTTTCATCTTATGTTGCAGCGGAATCCGGTTTGCCAGTGTTTGATATCAACACGCTGATCAACACGTTCTATCTCGCAGCCAATCCACGTCGTTACATCTAA
- a CDS encoding MsnO8 family LLM class oxidoreductase, with the protein MPYQLSLLDKSPVAQAGSAETALGNTVSYAQAAEQAGYKRFWVAEHHHADELAGPSPEVLVSYLLASTKRIRIGSGGVMLQHYSPYKVAENFNLLAALGRGRVDLGVGKAPGGLPLSTKALQQETGSEKRLDFNSKLELLSAFLGGDKIASGRFEGLAATPKPQVSAEKFVLGASPESALLAAHSGWDFVYAGHLNGDTANLQKTFDAYRNVTGKVPVLALGAVVAESQDAVDAAVSKIKIFKVHLASGQSVSVGTQEAAAEFARQAGETDYRVEEKHPNVLAGSAKQVKQKLDELHEQYGVTEFVLEFPAVSHEQRLAAIESLAGERLAIAA; encoded by the coding sequence ATGCCCTATCAGTTAAGCCTTCTCGACAAGAGCCCGGTAGCACAGGCTGGTAGTGCGGAAACCGCTCTTGGAAATACCGTTTCTTATGCTCAGGCTGCCGAACAGGCGGGCTACAAGCGGTTCTGGGTCGCAGAGCATCATCATGCAGATGAACTGGCTGGACCTTCGCCCGAGGTGCTTGTTTCTTATCTTCTGGCATCGACAAAGCGGATCAGAATTGGTTCTGGCGGAGTGATGCTGCAGCATTACAGCCCTTACAAAGTTGCCGAAAACTTCAACCTTCTGGCGGCACTTGGGCGCGGGCGCGTTGATCTCGGTGTGGGCAAGGCTCCGGGCGGGCTTCCATTATCAACCAAGGCCTTGCAGCAGGAAACAGGCAGCGAAAAGCGGCTCGATTTCAACAGCAAGCTTGAACTGCTCAGCGCATTTCTCGGCGGTGACAAAATCGCATCGGGTCGGTTTGAAGGACTGGCCGCAACTCCCAAACCACAGGTATCTGCGGAAAAATTTGTGCTTGGCGCAAGCCCAGAGAGCGCGTTGCTCGCCGCACATTCCGGCTGGGACTTTGTCTATGCCGGTCATTTGAATGGCGATACTGCCAATCTGCAGAAGACGTTCGACGCCTATCGCAATGTGACTGGAAAAGTGCCTGTGCTGGCGCTTGGTGCGGTCGTTGCCGAAAGCCAAGACGCGGTTGATGCTGCGGTCTCGAAAATTAAAATCTTCAAGGTACATCTCGCCTCCGGACAATCAGTTTCAGTTGGTACACAGGAGGCAGCCGCCGAATTTGCGCGGCAGGCTGGAGAGACTGATTACCGGGTTGAAGAAAAGCACCCAAATGTGCTCGCGGGCTCAGCAAAGCAGGTGAAGCAAAAGCTCGATGAGCTGCACGAGCAATATGGGGTGACGGAGTTTGTGCTCG